A genome region from Pyrenophora tritici-repentis strain M4 chromosome 9, whole genome shotgun sequence includes the following:
- a CDS encoding methylated DNA-protein cysteine methyltransferase, with protein sequence MTPGERSEEAWLWHTAVCEAIQEIPHGKVTSYGHIAMLVGKPDCPRQVGVCLKNLPSESADGSNGSRTFHSGNVPWQRVINAKGGISPRGPSAAAHQADALRREGVEVRQDAMGLYTVDLDEYGWFPDMLPSEAALVESSDGEDADEDTNKAA encoded by the exons TCTGAAGAGGCCTGGCTATGGCATACGGCCGTGTGTGAGGCGATACAGGAGATACCTCATGGCAAGGTCACCAGCTACGGCCATATCGCGATGCTGGTTGGAAAGC CCGATTGTCCAAG ACAGGTTGGAGTCTGTCTCAAGAATCTGCCATCGGAATCGGCCGATGGCAGCAATGGGAGTCGTACATTCCACAGCGGCAACGTGCCTTGGCAGCGTGTGATCAACGCCAAAGGCGGCATCAGCCCGAG AGGGCCAAGCGCTGCCGCCCACCAAGCGGATGCACTGAGGCGCGAGGGTGTCGAGGTTAGGCAGGATGCCATGGGGCTATACACGGTGGATCTTGACGAGTACGGCTGGTTTCCTGATATGCTCCCCAGCGAGGCTGCCTTGGTAGAAAGCAGCGATGGCGAGGACGCAGACGAGGACACAAACAAGGCGGCGTAG